GTAGCAGACAGACTTCTAATACCTTATCAAAAACATAGACAATCTCATCATCTAGATAGGTCTTCATCTTCAATTGTCTTTATCAATTTTGTTTCGAATTTGCTTCAGATAAGCTGCCATCAAAAGGTTGATTTTCTATGGTCATCTTATTATCTAAAGTTTCTTTCTATTCTTTATACATGGTGAAAGGTAGATAGGTTATACTCCACATTGTACGGTAGAATATCTATAAATTagtactcgataaattaataatttctataaattaataaatttcgttGGTCCTAACTTGggccggttcaaaatttgacacaaatcgataaaataataattttttagaaaattctatgtaaatatatggtctcattaaaattatttataaattaataatttatatgtatacatattttatatcagtaagaacctattattacattgtttgttttatattcataatgaaattatctttatatttttattaacattaaatatattttgatgagatttagtaatattatatctaaaatcacatttaagttctatgcaatatatattatgtaaactaaataatataataaaaataatataaatgttaaatttcaaaaaaaataacaataaatgttaaatttcagaaaacaaataacaataaatgtttatacaataaaatcaaatattttttttattttagaataaatatatcctaaaataaaaaatataaataaggaattttttttaaattatatctctataaattaataaaatttcaaagtaacaacattattaatttatagaggttttactgTATATGACTACTTTTAATtctgatcaataaattttaaatttcatttaaaaaaaaacaaatatatatatatatataatacaatattaatttgtttaaacGTACATAAACCGATCCTATCGTATATGATGGATATGGCCGACATGACAAACTGAAAGGACAATAAGACGTAAAGCCAATTATGATTCACACATAAAACAAGAGTTTCGCACACTTCAAACAttaatataaaagtataaatacattgaatagttttttttttctgataatcGTGGGTTCATTCCCAAAGGCATTGGATAGTTTATTTCTTCTTCCCTTTCGATGACATTTTATTGGTTATGCGTTCCAAAACGTGTAGTTTCTTCCCTTTCGATGACATTGAATTGGTTATGTGTTCCAGAACTTGCAGTTTCCCAGAAGCCACACATGTGCTACACGTAGCCACAGCTTCACCAACTTCCTTGATTGCCGTAGCAAACGTATCCACTTCGTCACGGATTAGGTCCATCACAGGTTTTACGGCCTCCTCTTCTTTTTTCACCACAGCACGCTCCACTGACCCTAAAATCAACGAGAGACTGTTAATAAGCTTCTCGACTAGGCTATGTATCGTATTTGTCGCTTGGATGTTGACATTCGTGTTGTCCTTCATTTTATTGACCACCTCTTTCTGTTTATCCAAATCCTTCTCACGTTTCTTCAACACCTTATGGACCAATACTCCTACAGTTCCAATCACGTAGTTCAACCCAGTCGCAACCCCAAGCGCAGTATACAACCCCAACGGAGGTATGACTATGAATAGACAAATCTCTACAGCCAAAAAAGACATAGCCGCAGTAGCGTAAACAATAGTCACCCATCTCCTCTTTCTCTTTAATATCTTCTTTTTACTATCAAGCTTCACCGCCAGCTCATGGAACTTCTCTAAAAGAATAAGCTGCTCCTCGCGTACAGACTTCATCTGATTCTTATACTCGTCACCAAAAGGATCTCCCATAGCTTTAACCTTGTTCAGCTCCTCTAATGTATCCTCGTACTTCTTCTTGTTTCCTCCAAGATCTGTGTCCTTGGACTCTTTTTCGAACTGTTGGATCGCCGTTCGGATGATCACAATGCTTAATTTTGCTTTATTGGCGGAGCTCCCCACTGTATTAAATAGATCTAAAGTCTTCGTGGAACTCTCATAATAGAGATCAACCAAAGACCTTAGCTCTtcgttcttaaatgcatctttGCTGGCGAGAATGCTCTCGCCCATCTTTTGGTTCATTTCAACTAGAAACCCGCACACCGATTTGACTGCGTTTATGGGATAGTTTTCAGTCTTGCCTCCTGTAAGACCGAGCGAGGTCTTCAACTCGCTAAATTGTCGGTCAAGCGAAGAACCAAATGACTTGAGCTCTGGATCTTCTTCACAAGCGGATGTGTACAAACACATGCTTCGTTCGTTGGTTTCATCCTCATCGGAACTTGAATATTTCAACAGTAGCTGAGAGACTAATCCAACAGCCCCCATTGACTTGATAGTTAAGCTAAtctggaaacaaaaaaaacaaaaatcaagaaaattaaGGCAATGTATTCACAAAACTGTTCTTATCATTCTTAGATTtcctattcaaaaaaaaaattatttatttttgtccaCTGTTTTTATAg
This Brassica napus cultivar Da-Ae chromosome C6, Da-Ae, whole genome shotgun sequence DNA region includes the following protein-coding sequences:
- the LOC106405296 gene encoding UPF0496 protein At5g66660-like, translated to MGAVGLVSQLLLKYSSSDEDETNERSMCLYTSACEEDPELKSFGSSLDRQFSELKTSLGLTGGKTENYPINAVKSVCGFLVEMNQKMGESILASKDAFKNEELRSLVDLYYESSTKTLDLFNTVGSSANKAKLSIVIIRTAIQQFEKESKDTDLGGNKKKYEDTLEELNKVKAMGDPFGDEYKNQMKSVREEQLILLEKFHELAVKLDSKKKILKRKRRWVTIVYATAAMSFLAVEICLFIVIPPLGLYTALGVATGLNYVIGTVGVLVHKVLKKREKDLDKQKEVVNKMKDNTNVNIQATNTIHSLVEKLINSLSLILGSVERAVVKKEEEAVKPVMDLIRDEVDTFATAIKEVGEAVATCSTCVASGKLQVLEHITNSMSSKGKKLHVLERITNKMSSKGKKK